GGCGTCCGTGGCGGCCGCCGCGAGGAGGCGGACGGCCAGGGGGTCGGCGCTCTCGCCGGCCAGCCGGGCGATCACCGGGACCAGGCGCTCCTCGGAGTCCTGGTTCACCCGGTACCAGACCGCGCGCAGCGCTTCGTCGGTCGAGGCCGCGCGGAGCAGGCCGCGGGTCACCTGGAGGCCCTCCTCGACCGCCTGGGAGTCGCTGAGCGAGCGGGTCACCGCGCGTTCCAGGGCCTCGTCGAGCGGGGTGCCGGGGTCTTCCTCGGCGAGCAGTGCGCGCCAGGCGTCGCCGCCGCCGGCGAGCAGCGGGGCCACGGCCTCCTGCTTGTTGCGGAAGTACCGGTAGAACGTGCGCAGGGCCACGCCGGCGCGGTGCGCGATGTCCTCGGCGGTGGTGCCGTCGGGGCCGTGCTCGGCGAAGAGTTCGCAGGCCGCGCGGGCGATGTCGAGCTGGGTGGCGGCCTTGCGGCGCTCGGTCAGCGACTGGGCTCCGGGGCCGGCCTGGGGAGAGTACGGACGAGGGGATCTCACGGGTGAAGCCTACCTCCCGGGAACGAGATGGATTGCATGCTTTGACACTCTGGCAAAACGTGTCACCGACTCGGTACGCTCGCCCCCATGAACCGTTACGAAGGACGTCGCGTCCTCATCACCGGCGGCGGCTCCGGCATCGGCCAGGCCACCGTCCACCGCATCCTCGCCGAGGGCGGCCGCGTCCACACCGTGGACGTCAACGAGGAGGGGCTGGGGCGCACTGCGGAGCAGGCCGTCGCCGACGGGCGGGCCGACCGGCTCACCACCGCCGCCCTCGACATATCCGACGAGGCCGCCGTGCAGGCCGGCGTCGCCGCCGCCGTCCAGGCGCTCGGCGGGCTCGACGTACTGGTCAACGCCGCGGGCATCCTGCGCTCCGCGCACACCCACCAGACCACGCTCGAGTTCTGGAACAAGGTCATCGCGGTCAACCTCACCGGCACCTTCCTGGTGATCCGCGAGGCGCTCCCGGCGCTGCTGGAGGGCGAGCAGCCGGTCGTCGTGAACTTCAGCTCCACCTCGGCGTCGTTCGCCCACCCCTACATGTCCGCGTACGCGGCCAGCAAGGGCGGCATCCAGTCCATGACCCACGCGCTGGCCGCCGAGTACAGCAAGCAGGGCCTGCGCTTCGTCGCCGTCGCGCCCGGCTCCATCGAGAGCGGCATGACCACGGGCAACGGCCCCGGCCTGCCCGAGGACACCGACTGGAGCCTGTTCGCCAAGCTGGCCCCGGCCATCGGCCAGGGCTTCGCCGGCCCGCAGACCGTCGCCGGCGTCGTGGCCATGCTGGGCTCCGAGGACGGCGCCTTCATCACCGGTACCGAGATCCGCATCGACGGCGGCACCCACTACTAAGAGCGGAAACGGTCCCACAGTCGGGGGAAGCGCTCCGCGAGCACGGCTTCGTTCTCGAAGTCCAGCGGGGTGCCCTCCGGCTCGGCCGCCTGGAGCGGAATCCCCAAGTCCGGCGCCACCGCCCCGGTCAGCTGCTCGTACGCCTCGTCGGCCGCGTACCCGAGCTCCTCGCCGTCCCCGTCGATGTCCTCGTCGAACTCCTCCAGGAGCTCCGCGAGCGCGTCGGGGTCGTGCACCCCGCCCTCGAAGACCTCCCGGCCCTGGCCGATCAGCCAGCACCGGAAATAGTCGAACGCGTCGTCGCTCGCCCCGTCGAGCAGCACCCAGGCCGCGCCCCACAGGTCCCACGTGTACGCCCGGTTGTACCGGGACT
The Streptomyces sp. NBC_01296 DNA segment above includes these coding regions:
- a CDS encoding SDR family NAD(P)-dependent oxidoreductase, which translates into the protein MNRYEGRRVLITGGGSGIGQATVHRILAEGGRVHTVDVNEEGLGRTAEQAVADGRADRLTTAALDISDEAAVQAGVAAAVQALGGLDVLVNAAGILRSAHTHQTTLEFWNKVIAVNLTGTFLVIREALPALLEGEQPVVVNFSSTSASFAHPYMSAYAASKGGIQSMTHALAAEYSKQGLRFVAVAPGSIESGMTTGNGPGLPEDTDWSLFAKLAPAIGQGFAGPQTVAGVVAMLGSEDGAFITGTEIRIDGGTHY
- a CDS encoding TetR/AcrR family transcriptional regulator → MRSPRPYSPQAGPGAQSLTERRKAATQLDIARAACELFAEHGPDGTTAEDIAHRAGVALRTFYRYFRNKQEAVAPLLAGGGDAWRALLAEEDPGTPLDEALERAVTRSLSDSQAVEEGLQVTRGLLRAASTDEALRAVWYRVNQDSEERLVPVIARLAGESADPLAVRLLAAAATDAIRISLELWSTTEAPVSGPGSPPELAIRCLRELTGSMPLLRRVGRTGPTPV
- a CDS encoding DUF4240 domain-containing protein gives rise to the protein MDETEFWEIVDRTREAAEGDPEEHAELLVERLAQLDPDSVLDFARHFESRYNRAYTWDLWGAAWVLLDGASDDAFDYFRCWLIGQGREVFEGGVHDPDALAELLEEFDEDIDGDGEELGYAADEAYEQLTGAVAPDLGIPLQAAEPEGTPLDFENEAVLAERFPRLWDRFRS